The proteins below are encoded in one region of Desulfovibrio sp. JC010:
- a CDS encoding glycerate kinase, which produces MMTNEQEHLRQIFAEALDRVDPYKIITNRVSLEGDTLTVVMDEGDVVVDLQEFERIVVIGAGKATAKMALAIEEILDTRIESGLISVKYGHTEELKYIRTIEAAHPVPDGNSERAAREIEELACSTTDKTLVINLISGGGSALLSSPMHAEVDGEKIEVTLEDKQNTTKALLACGADISEINCIRKHLSSLKGGRLLRCLRPARSLNFILSDVVGDNLDTIASGLTSYDRSTYCDAMSIIDNYELRDKIPANVIRALELGNTGKLLETLKKDEFSEIRAENILIGTNRIALLGARDKAEELGYNVRMLTSRLQGEAADAADMLWAVAHDEREWELLEKKPACIIVGGETVVTLKGNGKGGRNQEMALQFLMRLGQDERNGESIHFLAASTDGNDGPTDAAGGFADTAVLEKSREMGISIAEYLKNNDSYHFLKTVGALFKTGPTNTNVCDVQLLIVK; this is translated from the coding sequence ATGATGACCAACGAACAGGAACATCTCCGGCAGATTTTTGCCGAAGCTCTGGACCGCGTTGATCCATATAAAATCATCACCAACAGGGTCTCCCTTGAGGGCGACACCCTGACCGTTGTCATGGACGAAGGCGATGTGGTGGTTGATCTTCAGGAATTCGAGCGCATCGTGGTTATCGGTGCGGGCAAGGCCACCGCTAAAATGGCTCTGGCCATTGAAGAAATTTTAGACACTCGCATTGAGTCCGGACTGATCTCCGTTAAATATGGGCACACCGAAGAACTCAAGTATATCCGGACCATTGAAGCTGCCCACCCGGTACCGGACGGAAACAGCGAACGTGCTGCCCGTGAAATTGAAGAGCTGGCCTGCTCCACCACCGACAAGACTCTGGTCATCAACCTGATATCCGGTGGCGGTTCCGCCCTGCTCTCCAGTCCCATGCATGCCGAAGTGGACGGGGAAAAAATCGAAGTAACCCTTGAGGACAAGCAGAACACCACCAAGGCCCTGCTGGCCTGCGGTGCAGACATCAGCGAGATCAACTGCATCCGCAAACATCTTTCATCTCTCAAGGGCGGCCGTCTGCTGCGCTGCCTGCGCCCGGCAAGAAGCCTGAACTTCATTCTTTCCGATGTTGTCGGTGACAACCTCGACACCATAGCCTCCGGGCTGACCAGCTACGATCGCAGTACCTATTGTGATGCCATGTCCATCATTGATAATTATGAGCTGCGTGATAAAATCCCGGCCAATGTGATCCGCGCCCTTGAACTGGGCAACACAGGAAAACTTCTGGAAACGCTGAAAAAAGACGAGTTCAGTGAAATACGGGCCGAAAACATTCTCATCGGCACCAACCGCATTGCCCTGCTCGGCGCACGCGACAAAGCCGAGGAGCTGGGGTACAATGTGCGGATGCTGACTTCCCGCTTGCAGGGAGAGGCAGCGGATGCAGCTGACATGCTCTGGGCTGTGGCTCACGATGAGCGCGAATGGGAACTGCTGGAAAAGAAACCGGCCTGCATCATAGTAGGCGGCGAAACAGTGGTAACCCTGAAAGGTAACGGCAAGGGCGGCCGTAATCAGGAAATGGCCCTGCAATTTCTCATGCGGCTGGGACAGGATGAGCGAAACGGCGAATCCATCCACTTCCTTGCTGCATCAACTGACGGCAATGACGGCCCCACTGATGCGGCCGGAGGATTTGCCGACACCGCGGTTCTGGAAAAATCCCGCGAAATGGGTATTTCCATTGCCGAATATTTAAAAAACAACGACTCCTACCACTTCCTTAAAACGGTAGGAGCCTTGTTTAAAACAGGCCCCACCAACACTAACGTCTGCGACGTCCAATTGCTGATCGTTAAGTAG
- a CDS encoding RT0821/Lpp0805 family surface protein — protein sequence MKRLVPLLIVCFLFAASGCANKAQSGAGIGALAGATIGALTFKNKASGAAIGAGIGALMGYVVGNEWDKHDEQQVSQTLEKNHSGETSNWTNPDTGKSYSATPSPAYVNQGQVCRDVTITEDGGEKIMAKACRDGDGVWRLQQ from the coding sequence ATGAAGAGATTGGTTCCGCTGCTTATTGTTTGTTTTCTTTTTGCTGCATCAGGTTGTGCCAATAAAGCTCAGTCCGGTGCCGGGATAGGTGCTCTGGCCGGTGCGACCATCGGCGCGCTGACCTTTAAGAACAAGGCTTCTGGAGCGGCAATCGGTGCCGGAATCGGTGCGCTCATGGGTTACGTGGTCGGTAATGAATGGGACAAACATGACGAGCAGCAGGTTTCACAGACATTGGAGAAAAACCATTCCGGTGAGACTTCCAACTGGACCAACCCCGATACCGGAAAGTCGTACAGCGCAACACCTTCCCCGGCTTATGTGAATCAGGGGCAGGTCTGCCGTGATGTGACCATCACCGAGGACGGCGGGGAAAAAATCATGGCCAAAGCCTGCCGCGACGGGGACGGTGTCTGGCGTTTGCAGCAATAG
- a CDS encoding class I SAM-dependent methyltransferase, which translates to MIWDGFDAEKFETWFKTPAGKFALEQEVGLMDHLISGWPRRKRKLLEVGCGTGLFLDHLYRCGFDISGVDHSPVMLDAAHKRLGNRASLYLCNGEHLPFTDNEFDFTVLWTVLEFCSEPEEMLREAARVSAGGILVGFLNRHSIYFFTHGRMWPWASPSTLRQAHWFSPSEMRRVVKKTSGYGPSMTRSVLPGPMWSWKNKTPLKQLNGIIYPPYFGAFTASRIDFSNRKPLNPLHAWKNMPSAVTSTKRKSLKPECFRDSE; encoded by the coding sequence ATGATCTGGGACGGCTTTGACGCGGAAAAATTTGAGACATGGTTCAAAACACCTGCCGGCAAGTTTGCCCTTGAGCAGGAAGTCGGTCTTATGGACCATCTTATTTCCGGCTGGCCCCGGCGTAAAAGGAAGCTGCTGGAAGTGGGCTGCGGTACCGGGCTGTTCCTCGATCATCTCTACCGTTGCGGGTTTGATATCAGCGGGGTGGACCATTCCCCGGTCATGCTTGATGCAGCCCATAAGCGGCTGGGCAACCGTGCTTCCCTCTATCTTTGCAATGGTGAACACCTTCCTTTTACGGATAATGAATTTGATTTTACCGTACTCTGGACCGTGCTTGAGTTCTGCTCCGAGCCCGAGGAAATGCTGCGCGAGGCCGCAAGGGTTTCCGCCGGGGGGATTCTGGTCGGTTTTCTCAACCGTCATTCAATCTATTTTTTTACTCATGGCAGGATGTGGCCATGGGCTTCTCCGTCCACCCTGCGTCAGGCACACTGGTTTTCTCCTTCGGAAATGCGCAGGGTGGTAAAGAAAACCAGCGGCTATGGTCCGTCCATGACCCGTTCCGTGTTGCCCGGCCCCATGTGGAGCTGGAAGAATAAAACTCCCCTTAAGCAGCTTAACGGGATCATTTATCCCCCGTATTTCGGGGCTTTTACCGCAAGCCGTATTGATTTCAGCAACCGCAAGCCCCTGAATCCGCTGCATGCATGGAAGAATATGCCCTCGGCTGTTACATCAACCAAAAGGAAATCCCTGAAGCCGGAATGTTTCCGGGATTCAGAGTAA
- a CDS encoding peroxiredoxin, with product MSCTEIYEEVLSTASIGETVPDFTMEAYDPEDCGFTEVKFEEVREAGKWLILFFYPADFTFVCPTELADLAEKHAELEKLGCEVVSVSTDTKFTHLAWRTDERMLQNVKFKMAADPTGEVSDFFGVYDHNTGLALRGTFVINPDGMLVSSEINFYNVGRNAEELLRKIEANVYLKDHPAEACPARWTPGEKTLTPSEKLVGKVYEELNGE from the coding sequence ATGAGCTGCACCGAAATTTACGAAGAAGTCCTTTCCACAGCGTCCATCGGGGAAACCGTTCCTGACTTTACCATGGAAGCATATGATCCCGAAGATTGCGGATTCACCGAAGTAAAATTTGAAGAAGTACGTGAAGCAGGCAAGTGGCTGATCCTGTTTTTCTACCCGGCAGACTTTACCTTTGTCTGCCCTACAGAGCTTGCCGACCTCGCCGAAAAACATGCTGAGCTGGAAAAACTCGGTTGCGAAGTGGTTTCCGTATCCACTGATACCAAGTTTACCCATCTGGCATGGAGAACCGACGAAAGAATGCTCCAGAACGTAAAGTTCAAAATGGCTGCCGACCCCACCGGGGAAGTATCCGATTTCTTCGGCGTCTATGACCACAATACCGGTCTGGCCCTGCGCGGAACTTTCGTCATCAACCCCGACGGCATGCTGGTTTCATCTGAAATCAACTTTTACAACGTGGGCCGCAATGCTGAAGAACTGCTGCGCAAGATCGAAGCCAATGTCTACCTCAAGGACCATCCGGCAGAAGCCTGCCCCGCACGCTGGACACCCGGTGAAAAGACTCTGACTCCCAGTGAGAAGCTGGTTGGCAAGGTCTACGAAGAATTGAATGGAGAATAG
- a CDS encoding insulinase family protein, whose protein sequence is MTNLHGFKEISREYLSELNGEAVIYEHEKTGGRVLSVINNDENKTFGISFRTPPENSTGLPHILEHSVLCGSKKYPVKEPFVELLKCSLQTFLNAMTYPDKTVYPVASPNEQDFRNLVGVYLDAVFFPNLTPNTLMQEGWHYVPEEDGSLSYKGVVFNEMKGAYSSPDSLLYEATQNSLFPDTTYGLDSGGDPEIIPELTFDEFMDFHAKYYHPSNAYAFFYGDDDPQHRLAMLDEYFSQFEKIDPKSGIGVQAPFEKPVAVEKKYAASDDGNQKAMFTVNFGISRGRDSMADLELSVLEQILIGLPSSPLRKALNDSGLGEDMAGVGLENELRQLYFSTGLKGINAEDAPKVEELVFSTLKELAAKGIAREDIDAALNTIEFQLRENNTGAYPRGLSVMITAMTSWLYDEHPLEYVRYEQPLEELKVRIEKGEKIFELLIDEIFLNNNYRSTVLLTPDSKVGPQREEREKAKLAAAREAMDETEYKGVVAKAEELQKEQEAHDDPAALASIPRLKVSDLDKEGKEIVCKEKGEMLFHDLDTNGIVYLDLAFDFAGLEDRLLPYLPLFGRALVQTGTKSTDFVTMTRRMAAKTGGISPTSIVNSKHGVDESYTRFVLRGKATAERSSDLLSIMGELLREASLDNKDRIRQLVLESKARKEQALVPSGHIMAATRMKARFNEAGYINELMNGISGLEFLRELADRVDNDFDSVVGDLEEIRATILNQANLLTNLTLNGKSFGSVENIITDMIGSLPAGSRSVATRKRTSFSKAEGLCIPAQVSYVAKGANVYEHGYEYSGAAHVISRYLRTGYLWDKVRVQGGAYGSFSMFDRSSGSLSFVSYRDPNLTRTLDTYDGVADYLNNLEVNTDELEKAVLGGIGEIDNYMLPDAKGYTSMVRHLSGEDAAFRQNIREQVLGCSEQDFRNFAAAAKSVAEHGDIVVLGSKKAMEESGLDLDLVDVL, encoded by the coding sequence ATGACCAACTTACATGGCTTCAAAGAAATATCACGCGAATATCTTAGCGAACTTAACGGCGAGGCCGTTATCTACGAACATGAAAAAACCGGCGGACGGGTTCTGTCCGTAATTAATAATGATGAAAACAAAACTTTCGGCATCAGCTTCCGCACTCCCCCGGAAAACAGCACCGGGCTGCCGCACATCCTCGAACATTCCGTGCTTTGCGGATCAAAAAAGTATCCGGTCAAAGAACCTTTTGTAGAGCTGCTCAAATGCTCTTTGCAGACTTTCCTCAATGCCATGACCTACCCGGATAAGACTGTCTACCCGGTAGCCAGCCCCAATGAGCAGGATTTCCGAAATCTCGTCGGCGTATACCTTGATGCGGTTTTCTTCCCCAATCTGACCCCCAACACCCTTATGCAGGAAGGCTGGCATTACGTACCTGAAGAAGACGGCAGTCTGAGCTACAAAGGAGTAGTCTTCAATGAAATGAAGGGAGCATACTCCTCCCCGGACAGCCTGCTTTACGAAGCCACCCAGAATTCACTGTTCCCGGACACCACCTACGGCCTTGATTCCGGCGGTGACCCGGAAATTATTCCGGAACTCACCTTTGACGAATTCATGGATTTTCACGCTAAATACTACCACCCCTCCAATGCATACGCATTTTTTTACGGAGATGATGATCCGCAGCACCGTCTGGCCATGCTCGACGAATATTTTTCCCAGTTTGAAAAGATCGACCCCAAATCCGGGATCGGTGTTCAAGCTCCTTTTGAAAAACCCGTGGCTGTGGAGAAAAAGTACGCCGCTTCCGATGACGGCAACCAGAAGGCCATGTTCACCGTCAACTTCGGCATCAGCCGGGGCCGCGATTCCATGGCCGACCTTGAACTGAGTGTACTGGAGCAGATTCTTATCGGACTGCCCTCCTCCCCCCTGCGCAAGGCCCTCAATGATTCCGGCTTAGGCGAAGACATGGCCGGGGTCGGGCTGGAAAACGAACTGCGCCAGCTCTACTTCTCCACCGGACTCAAAGGCATTAACGCCGAAGACGCGCCCAAAGTGGAAGAACTGGTCTTTTCCACCCTCAAAGAGCTTGCCGCTAAAGGTATTGCCCGTGAAGACATTGATGCGGCCCTGAACACCATTGAATTCCAGCTGCGCGAGAACAACACCGGGGCCTACCCACGCGGACTCTCGGTGATGATTACCGCCATGACCTCATGGCTCTACGATGAACATCCCCTTGAATACGTGCGCTACGAACAGCCGCTGGAAGAACTCAAGGTCCGCATTGAAAAAGGTGAAAAAATTTTCGAGCTGCTCATTGATGAAATTTTCCTGAACAACAACTACCGCTCCACCGTGCTGCTCACTCCCGACAGTAAAGTCGGCCCCCAGCGTGAAGAGCGGGAGAAAGCGAAGCTGGCCGCTGCCCGCGAAGCCATGGATGAGACAGAATACAAGGGAGTGGTTGCCAAAGCAGAAGAGCTTCAGAAAGAACAGGAAGCCCACGACGATCCCGCAGCACTGGCCTCCATCCCCAGACTCAAGGTTTCCGACCTCGACAAGGAAGGCAAGGAAATCGTCTGCAAAGAAAAAGGAGAAATGCTTTTCCACGATCTGGACACCAACGGCATCGTTTATCTCGACCTTGCTTTCGACTTCGCAGGACTTGAGGACCGTTTGCTGCCCTATCTGCCCCTGTTCGGGCGGGCACTGGTTCAGACCGGGACAAAATCCACCGATTTCGTGACCATGACCAGACGCATGGCTGCCAAGACCGGCGGAATCTCCCCCACTTCCATCGTAAACTCCAAGCATGGTGTGGACGAAAGCTACACCCGCTTTGTATTGCGCGGCAAAGCCACTGCCGAACGCAGTTCCGACCTGCTTTCCATCATGGGAGAACTGCTCCGCGAAGCGTCCCTCGACAACAAGGACCGCATCCGCCAGCTGGTTCTGGAATCCAAGGCCCGCAAGGAGCAGGCCCTTGTGCCCTCCGGTCACATCATGGCTGCCACACGCATGAAAGCCCGTTTCAATGAAGCCGGGTACATTAACGAACTCATGAACGGTATTTCCGGCCTTGAATTCCTGCGTGAACTGGCAGACCGTGTAGATAACGATTTTGATTCCGTGGTCGGTGATCTTGAGGAGATCCGCGCAACTATCCTCAATCAGGCCAACCTGCTCACCAACCTGACCTTGAATGGCAAAAGCTTCGGTTCTGTTGAAAACATCATTACTGACATGATCGGCAGCCTGCCTGCCGGAAGCCGATCCGTTGCCACCCGCAAGCGTACTTCATTTTCCAAGGCTGAAGGTCTGTGCATTCCCGCACAGGTCAGCTACGTTGCCAAAGGTGCCAACGTCTACGAACATGGTTATGAGTATTCCGGCGCGGCGCACGTCATCAGCCGCTACCTGCGTACCGGGTATCTCTGGGATAAAGTCCGCGTACAGGGCGGTGCCTACGGTTCCTTCTCCATGTTCGACCGTTCTTCCGGCAGCCTGAGCTTCGTTTCCTACCGCGACCCCAACCTGACCCGCACCCTCGACACCTACGACGGAGTTGCCGATTACCTGAACAATCTCGAAGTAAACACCGATGAGCTGGAAAAGGCTGTTCTCGGCGGAATCGGGGAGATCGACAATTACATGCTGCCTGATGCCAAGGGCTACACCTCCATGGTCCGTCACCTCAGCGGAGAGGACGCAGCTTTCAGGCAGAATATCCGCGAGCAGGTGCTCGGATGCAGCGAGCAGGATTTCCGCAATTTCGCAGCAGCAGCCAAGTCCGTAGCCGAGCACGGTGACATCGTGGTGCTCGGAAGCAAGAAAGCCATGGAAGAATCCGGACTTGATCTGGATCTGGTGGATGTATTGTAA
- a CDS encoding flagellar biosynthesis anti-sigma factor FlgM encodes MTFDKTDIDSIMLSCTLSSDEQATSFSEEDSAERHEKLAKLRDQIRAGTYRPAIGEIAINLVRSEAKISGFG; translated from the coding sequence ATGACTTTCGACAAGACTGATATAGACAGCATCATGCTGTCCTGCACGCTTTCGTCCGATGAGCAGGCGACCTCTTTCAGTGAGGAAGATTCTGCTGAACGGCATGAAAAACTCGCCAAGCTACGCGACCAGATCCGGGCAGGGACCTATCGTCCTGCCATCGGGGAAATCGCCATTAATCTGGTTCGCTCCGAAGCCAAAATCAGCGGTTTTGGTTGA
- a CDS encoding ChbG/HpnK family deacetylase → MLVVINVDDLGLHPAVRRAVDRLAAAGVVTSTTALANGPDLSESVLLQEKHAGLGIGAHLNLLRGKPISNPDHIPSLVDDDGLLFGNYTSLLLRYMTGRIKLSEVEKEWSAQVEYLLDHKVRLTHFDSEKHIHAWPGLYNLAGRIANKYGIKWIRRPWEHTPISRTDKGMLRTRFLQLCLGASFPGKKPHTADCVWGIGDQKENLEPHLFKKYVETYRPEIVEIVCHPGLPQAGDGPLPSEFGPMRVEAQWKEESQSLLHKEWLKIFKDLGATPVNYGQIDPCSGEKK, encoded by the coding sequence ATGCTAGTTGTAATAAATGTGGATGATCTTGGGCTGCATCCGGCTGTGCGCCGGGCTGTGGACCGGCTCGCTGCTGCCGGGGTTGTGACCTCAACCACCGCCCTTGCCAACGGTCCGGATTTATCCGAGTCCGTGCTTCTGCAGGAAAAGCATGCAGGGCTGGGAATTGGCGCTCACCTTAACCTGCTGCGCGGCAAACCCATCTCCAACCCGGACCACATCCCCAGCCTTGTGGATGATGACGGACTGCTTTTCGGCAACTACACATCCCTGCTGCTGCGCTACATGACCGGACGTATCAAGCTTTCCGAAGTGGAAAAAGAATGGTCCGCACAGGTGGAATACCTGCTTGACCACAAGGTCCGCCTGACCCATTTTGACAGCGAAAAGCATATCCACGCCTGGCCGGGGCTCTACAATCTGGCAGGCCGGATTGCCAATAAGTACGGGATTAAATGGATACGCCGTCCATGGGAACATACGCCCATATCCCGCACAGACAAAGGCATGTTGCGTACCCGGTTTTTACAGCTCTGCCTCGGGGCAAGCTTTCCCGGCAAAAAGCCGCACACGGCTGATTGCGTCTGGGGAATCGGCGACCAGAAAGAAAATCTGGAGCCGCATCTTTTTAAGAAATACGTCGAAACCTATCGACCTGAAATAGTTGAAATTGTCTGCCATCCCGGTCTCCCGCAGGCAGGAGACGGCCCGCTGCCGTCCGAATTCGGTCCGATGCGGGTAGAAGCACAGTGGAAAGAAGAATCGCAGTCCCTGCTGCACAAGGAATGGCTGAAAATATTTAAAGATCTGGGGGCCACCCCTGTAAACTACGGGCAGATCGACCCCTGTAGCGGAGAGAAGAAATGA
- a CDS encoding glycosyltransferase family 2 protein: MMPKAEKCTKEIEISIVTPMHNEEGCVREFHKRISAALQGMNTTYEVLLVNDGSTDSTESIIRELAADDPNLKGIMLARNRGQCTAIYAGIQESKGCYVVIMDGDLQHKPEEVPSLIEEIRKGYDLVSGCRTNRGESMIKRKLPSKIANYLMRATSGCQVRDMGGLSVLKGKLARSMTLREGQHRLIPALVYGMGGSTSEVPISAPPRFAGESHYGLSRSIDVLFDIVMLWFQSSFKQRPIYLFGRISLVMFMLASLVMVWLLYEKVFFGVHMGTRPPFMGCILLYLSSLGFMSTGLILESLTNTYDAVMGNKPYQVREIVEKE; encoded by the coding sequence ATGATGCCGAAAGCTGAAAAATGTACAAAAGAGATTGAAATCAGCATTGTCACTCCCATGCACAACGAAGAAGGCTGTGTACGTGAATTCCACAAACGGATCAGCGCAGCCCTGCAGGGAATGAATACTACCTACGAAGTCCTGCTGGTCAACGACGGCTCCACCGACAGCACCGAATCCATCATCCGCGAACTTGCCGCAGACGACCCCAACCTCAAGGGAATCATGCTGGCCCGCAACCGTGGACAATGTACCGCAATCTACGCCGGAATCCAGGAAAGTAAAGGATGCTACGTAGTTATCATGGACGGCGACCTGCAGCACAAGCCGGAAGAAGTGCCGTCTCTAATCGAAGAAATCCGCAAGGGCTACGACCTTGTTTCCGGATGCCGCACCAACCGCGGCGAGTCCATGATCAAACGCAAGCTGCCCAGCAAAATCGCCAACTACCTCATGCGCGCTACCAGCGGCTGTCAGGTCCGCGACATGGGCGGACTTTCCGTACTCAAGGGCAAACTGGCCCGCTCCATGACCCTGCGCGAAGGCCAGCACAGGCTCATCCCCGCGCTGGTTTACGGCATGGGCGGCTCCACTTCCGAAGTGCCCATTTCCGCGCCCCCGCGTTTTGCCGGGGAAAGCCATTACGGCCTCTCCCGCTCTATCGACGTCCTTTTCGACATCGTCATGCTCTGGTTCCAGTCTTCATTCAAGCAGCGTCCCATCTATCTTTTCGGACGCATCAGCCTTGTAATGTTCATGCTCGCCTCACTGGTCATGGTCTGGCTGCTCTACGAAAAAGTTTTCTTCGGCGTCCACATGGGAACCCGCCCGCCTTTCATGGGCTGCATCCTGCTCTACCTGAGTTCGCTGGGTTTCATGTCCACCGGACTTATTCTAGAATCGCTGACTAACACCTATGACGCTGTCATGGGCAATAAGCCTTATCAGGTTCGGGAGATTGTGGAGAAGGAATAA
- a CDS encoding Fic family protein encodes MVAYSPPHIITPAIVNLIARISEEVGRLTVLADDSRELRLRRINRVRTIHGSLAIEGNNLSKEQITAILDGKRVIAPPREIQEVRNAIAAYDRFDDWSVDREADLKEAHGVLMAGLIDEFGIYRRSGVGVIAGERVIHMAPPADRVPALMQDLFAWLAATDDHPLIASSVFHYEFEFIHPFADGNGRMGRLWQTLILKSWNPIFADIPVESLVFEHQEEYYAALQESTNKADSAPFIEFMLRMILDAVLSATPHDTPHDTPHVKALVEAVSGEMHRDELLSVLNLKDRKSFRELYLKPALEAGFVEMTIPDKPKSKNQRYRLTEKGKLFSLN; translated from the coding sequence ATGGTTGCCTACAGTCCCCCACATATAATAACCCCTGCCATCGTAAATCTGATTGCCCGGATCAGCGAGGAAGTAGGGCGTTTGACTGTCCTTGCAGATGACTCCAGAGAGTTGCGTTTGAGACGTATCAATCGGGTGCGCACCATTCACGGATCGCTTGCTATTGAAGGTAACAATCTGAGCAAAGAACAGATCACAGCCATTCTGGACGGCAAAAGGGTAATTGCCCCGCCCCGTGAGATTCAGGAGGTACGTAACGCCATTGCGGCCTATGATAGATTTGATGATTGGTCGGTGGACAGGGAAGCTGATTTAAAAGAAGCGCACGGTGTGCTCATGGCCGGACTCATTGATGAGTTCGGCATTTATCGCCGCTCCGGTGTGGGGGTAATTGCCGGGGAACGGGTGATCCACATGGCTCCGCCTGCGGATAGGGTTCCGGCACTTATGCAGGATTTATTTGCATGGCTGGCAGCAACAGATGACCATCCCTTAATTGCCAGTTCGGTATTTCATTACGAATTTGAATTCATACACCCATTTGCGGACGGCAACGGGCGTATGGGCCGTTTATGGCAGACTTTGATTCTTAAGAGCTGGAATCCAATTTTTGCTGATATTCCAGTGGAAAGTCTGGTCTTCGAACATCAGGAAGAATACTATGCTGCTTTGCAGGAAAGCACCAACAAAGCTGACTCTGCACCGTTCATAGAGTTCATGCTCAGGATGATTCTGGATGCGGTTTTGTCTGCTACCCCCCATGACACCCCCCATGACACCCCCCATGTTAAAGCCTTGGTTGAAGCGGTTTCAGGTGAAATGCATCGTGATGAATTGTTGTCTGTTTTGAACCTTAAAGACCGTAAGTCCTTTCGAGAGCTCTATCTTAAGCCCGCGTTGGAAGCGGGATTTGTTGAAATGACCATCCCTGACAAGCCCAAGAGTAAGAATCAGCGATATCGGCTTACGGAGAAGGGGAAATTGTTTTCTTTAAATTAA
- a CDS encoding OmpA family protein produces the protein MSDEFSLKKPAQGGEEGGWALTLADMMTLLLCFFVLLLAIADVDQNKYKDVSDSLASAMGVDVPPKGANDTYEGAPVARRVISEKQRNIFEMQLEMARLVGRESKALKIKMRPDSVAIILKGGFFFPSGKADLTKGARRVLAKIAPTLAKSPYDVVIEGHSDNIPMRSRQFPSNWELSSARASAVARYLLNNGFSKSRIKVLGMADTAPAYPNVDENGKAIPANQKRNRRVVLLVYPQKKK, from the coding sequence ATGTCGGATGAATTCAGCCTGAAAAAGCCTGCACAGGGCGGAGAAGAGGGCGGCTGGGCCCTTACTCTTGCAGATATGATGACTCTGCTGCTCTGTTTCTTTGTGCTTTTGCTGGCAATCGCCGACGTTGATCAGAATAAATACAAGGATGTTTCCGATTCCCTTGCTTCGGCCATGGGAGTGGATGTGCCGCCCAAGGGTGCCAACGATACTTACGAAGGCGCACCCGTTGCCCGCAGGGTGATCAGTGAGAAGCAGCGTAATATTTTTGAAATGCAGCTTGAGATGGCCCGTCTGGTGGGCCGTGAATCCAAGGCCCTGAAAATCAAGATGCGTCCTGATTCCGTGGCTATTATTCTTAAGGGCGGCTTCTTTTTTCCCAGCGGTAAGGCGGATCTGACCAAGGGTGCCAGAAGGGTGCTGGCCAAGATCGCTCCCACCCTCGCCAAGTCTCCATACGATGTCGTGATTGAGGGGCATTCAGACAATATCCCCATGCGTTCAAGACAGTTCCCCTCCAACTGGGAATTGTCTTCCGCCCGCGCCAGTGCAGTGGCCCGCTACCTGCTTAATAACGGGTTCAGCAAGTCCAGAATCAAAGTTCTGGGCATGGCCGATACCGCACCCGCATACCCCAACGTGGATGAGAACGGTAAAGCCATTCCCGCAAATCAGAAGCGCAACCGCCGCGTGGTGCTGTTGGTTTATCCGCAGAAAAAGAAGTAG
- a CDS encoding MotA/TolQ/ExbB proton channel family protein, with protein MNIATIIGIFCGIAILMVATYTSTDSVGVFINLPGIAIVGGGTIASTFICYPLREVMRVLGVFMMAMGADELPLENYIKVIVGLSKDVASKGEEHLEGSLKNIENEFLREGLQMLVDGYSKEEIKEILDNRIQQYHEQEYSAAGIYRTMSTLSPAFGIIGTLIGLIAMMQGMGADIAAIGPAMATALTTTLYGALFANMLFMPIAIKVEKRIDEITLLMRVIRDGILFIKDKTPSAIVMDKLKGYLPPRKWATVKAKK; from the coding sequence GTGAATATAGCCACCATAATCGGTATATTCTGCGGTATCGCTATTCTCATGGTCGCTACCTACACATCCACTGATTCAGTGGGCGTGTTCATCAACCTTCCGGGCATAGCCATCGTCGGCGGGGGAACCATTGCCTCCACCTTTATTTGTTATCCGCTGCGCGAAGTAATGCGCGTGCTCGGTGTGTTTATGATGGCCATGGGTGCGGATGAGCTTCCCCTTGAGAACTACATCAAAGTAATTGTCGGACTTTCCAAGGATGTGGCCTCCAAGGGCGAGGAGCACCTTGAGGGCAGCCTTAAAAATATTGAAAACGAATTTTTGCGTGAAGGTTTGCAGATGCTTGTGGACGGTTATTCCAAGGAAGAGATCAAGGAGATTCTTGATAACCGTATCCAGCAGTATCATGAGCAGGAATACAGTGCTGCCGGGATTTACCGGACCATGTCTACCCTGTCTCCTGCTTTCGGTATTATCGGGACCCTGATCGGTCTCATCGCCATGATGCAGGGAATGGGGGCGGATATCGCCGCTATCGGTCCGGCCATGGCGACCGCCTTGACCACCACTCTCTACGGCGCGCTTTTCGCCAACATGCTTTTCATGCCCATCGCCATTAAAGTGGAAAAACGGATCGACGAGATTACCCTGCTCATGCGGGTTATCCGCGACGGTATTCTGTTCATCAAGGATAAGACCCCGTCGGCCATCGTTATGGACAAGCTGAAGGGTTACCTGCCCCCGCGTAAGTGGGCTACCGTTAAAGCTAAAAAATAG